A stretch of the Deltaproteobacteria bacterium genome encodes the following:
- a CDS encoding YHS domain-containing (seleno)protein produces LGYDLVSYHTEGKPVRGDGNNLVVYEGVTYLFANEENKNAFEKNPEKYLPAYGGWCAFGVSVNKKFVGDPQVWKIVDGKLYLNLDKNIQKEWNKDIPGNITKADANWTEIKDKSPADL; encoded by the coding sequence ATTGGGATATGACCTCGTGTCGTATCATACGGAAGGAAAACCGGTAAGGGGAGACGGTAATAACCTAGTGGTTTATGAAGGCGTAACCTATTTATTCGCGAATGAGGAGAATAAGAACGCATTCGAGAAGAACCCCGAAAAGTATCTTCCCGCCTACGGGGGATGGTGCGCATTCGGAGTCTCCGTAAACAAGAAGTTTGTTGGCGACCCCCAAGTCTGGAAGATCGTTGACGGAAAGCTCTACCTGAATCTGGATAAAAATATTCAGAAAGAATGGAACAAGGATATACCTGGAAACATAACCAAAGCAGATGCAAACTGGACTGAGATAAAAGACAAGTCCCCTGCCGATTTGTAA